The segment CGCAGAACGAGGACGACAACACGGGCCGGCCGAACTCCGGGTTTGACCGCGCCAGCCACAACGGGCCGAACGGCAATTATCTGGGCTACCTGATTCCCAGGTATGCGAACGACCCGAATTTCGCGAGCGGCAAGTTTGCCGGCACGCCCAACGAATTCTACCAGCCGAGAATCGGCGGCGGCATGCTGGGATCCTTCAAGAGTCCGGCGTACAATTTCCAGTATGACGACCCAACGCAGGGTGTCGGCGCGGTGTGGGAACCCCTTGGCAACCACGGTATGGACTCCAGTGGCAACATCGGCACGCGCAATAACGCCGTCGTTCGCTACATGCGTCCCGCCAGCGTTTCGTCCTATTCCAGCTACGCACAGAAAGCCCGTCTCTACTACGGCAATCTGCCGGCGTGGAAGTTTGGCGTGTTCAAGGACAAGTCGCTCACCGATGCGTCGGTCTTCGACTTTTACAACCAGCTGTTCGACGGTCCGACCAAGCACGAGTTCCAGAACTTCCGGGCCTACAACGTGAGCCTGGCGCAAACGTTCCTGAACGAGGCGATTGGCTTCGAAGCGACCTACAACAACGAATGGTACAAGAGCGGCAAGGTACAGTTGCTGAACGACGATAGTCTGAATATCGACATCAATCGCGTCTATTCGGACGGCACGCCCACCGGCAAGGACGGCATGCCGTACGAAGATGGCACCGCCAACCCGAACCTCGGCAAGCCGTACGTCGGTGGTCGTGGACTTTACGGGAACAACGTGTCGGTCAAGAACCGCGAGGCCGGCCGGGTGACGGTGTTTGCCGATCACGACTTCAATGTGAACCATACGAACTGGCTCACCAAGCTGCTCGGTCGGCATGTGCTGACCGGAATGGCATCTGGCGACCGGGTCGAACAGGACTCCCGCGATTTCGCGCGCTGGACGATCGACGATCCGGCTTGGGAACGGGTGATCAACAGCAGCCCGACTGATGCGATCAACACCCGGACGAGCTTCATCGCCGATACGATGACGCCGTTCGTGTTCCTTTATTTGGGCGATTCGCTGGCGAGTGCCAACACGCCCGCGGGCGCGCATATCCCGAATCCTCGCGTGGACCCCTCGCTGGCAAGCAGCAGCAAGGCGATTCAATTCGACGCCACGTGGAAGCCTTCCACCAATCCGGCGGATCCGACGTATGTGAACCCGGGCGCGGTGTGGCACGACGACTACTATCCGTTGCCTGGCCAAGTTCCGTTCACGACCGACGGCCAGTACCGCGGCACAACGGGCACCCCTGGCGACGTGCTTACCTACAGCACCGTCGGAGCAGCTACGAATCCGCCAGGCTACCTTACGCAATCCGAGAATCTCGCCAACTATGTCGGTTACCGGCAATACCCGGTTAACATCCTCGACTCGCTCGCGTCCGACGCGAATCGGGACCGGAACACGCACAGCGCCCGGCTCACCAAGTCGAAGGTCGATTCGCGTGCCTTCAACTGGCAGGCGCATTTCTGGGACAACGCGGTGGTCGGCACGTTTGGCGTGCGCAAGGACACGGCGAAATCCTGGGCGTATTCGCTGAATCAAGATAGTGCCTCCAGCCTGAAAGAGAATTATCAACGGCTTAACCTCAGCCCGACCAACTACCGGCTGAATGAGAATCCGGATAACACGCTTTCGGTCACCTCACATGCGTGGACGGCAGTCGTCCATCTTAACCAGCTCCCATATCTCAGCCGTCTGCCGATCCTGGTGAGCTTCTTCTACAACAAGTCGACGGACTTCCAGCCCGAAGCCAAGCGCGTCGACGTCTACGGTGAACCGCTGGCCGCACCTTCCGGCAAGACCAAGGATGTTGGCCTGCTGCTCGAGACCAAGGACGGCAAATACAGCCTGAAGCTCAACAAGTACAACACGGACAGCGTCAATGCCAGCAGCTCGGCGCTGAGCAACGCTTGGTTTATCGGCTCCTCGCAGGCGTGGGCGGCCAACTGGGTGAACCGTTTCGAGTTCAACTGGACGGGCGACACCATCGCGAACGCGGCGGATCCCACGCTGGCCGACTACGAGACGAACACCATGTACAATTACGAGCCGGCGCCCGGCGAATCAGCGGAGCAGGCCAAGGCTCGTGAGAACAGCGTCATTGCCGCTTGGCGCGCGTGGCAGAAGCAGGTAGATCCGCGCTTCTATGCCGCGTGGCAGATCAACCTCGACGACAAGACCCGCGGCGTGGGGGCCACTACTCCCAATGGCTTTGCCGTGACCGAGGACAGTTCTTCGCAGGGCTACGAAATCGAATTCAACGCTTCGCCCACGCGCAATTGGCGCATCGCCCTGAACGGCAGCAAGACGACCGCGCAGCGGAAGAACATTGGCGGCACGAACCTCCGGGCGTTTATGGAAGCCTATACCAAGGCCCTGACGACCCCCGGCGCAGGTTACGATGGCGTCAAAGGTGGCGTGGGCGATCTGCGCATCTGGTGGGGCGGTGCCGGCAATACGACGACGCTGCTCGACTGGAACGGTGGCATCGGCTCGGAGTTCAACCAGCGGAAACTGCAGGAAGGGACCAACGTTCCCGAACTGCGGAAGTGGCGCTGGAACGCGGTCACCAATTATGAGTTCGATCGTGGCATGTTCAAGGGTGTGAACGTCGGCGCTGGTGTGCGCTACGAATCGTCCATCATCATTGGCTACAAGCCAATCCCGGGCGCGACGGCGAGCGAGATCAGCTTCGACATGGCCGATCCGTATCGGGGCCCGAGCGAGACGAATTACGACATGTGGGTAGGCTACACGCGCCGAAAGGTTTGGCGTAACGTTGAGTGGAATGTGCAACTCAACGTGCGCAACTTGGGCGTGGGCAACGAACTCATCCCGGTCACGGTCCAACCGGATGGCTCGGGTGCGGCATATCGGATAAGGCCGCCCCAGACTTGGATGTTGACCAACACCCTCAGATTCTAGCGCGCGCCAGAAAAAGCACAGTGTCTGTTCTGCGCCCCCGAAGGTCGGGTAACCTTCGGGGGCGCCTTTTTCTGTCGACTCATCATCCGGCTCCTGCCGGCTGGAGTTTTGGCGATCCGCGGAGGGGATGGGGCTTCGCCGCACCGTAGATGTCGCGTCGCCAGCCGTCAGCGGTCGCCGCGCCAGCTGCATCGTAGGCGTTCGAATCGCGTCGAGGTCCTTGGCCGGTCTGCCTTGCTTTCACATGGAGCGTGCTTAGCCGCGGATGGCGACGAGATCCGCGGGCTTGCCAGACCGGAGCGCACGCAGCGTCGGAAGCATCGTCCGTCGTGCAGATCAGATCGTATCCTGTCGCGCCTAGGGTCGGGCACAGAGGCGGCGCGCAACCGACGGCTGATCACCGACGATCTCGCATTTCAGGAGGAAGGAGCTGTTGAGCGAGCAGATAGATCTGTGGATTGTCGATTTTGAGACCGAAGGTCCGGGTCATCACGAGGAGGCGATGAAGCGAAACGGTGGTCAGCGACCGCAGTTGGTCTTCATCGATTTCGGCCAGGCAGTGTTTCACTTCCTCTTGGGCCTGCTCCAAGCAGTCGCCGTCCACCAATGCGATGGCGAGACTCACCCGCCGATCCCACGTCAAATTCTCCGCTTCATCGCGCGCAAGCCCCGCTTGGACATCGTCGATGGCGCGGCCAAATGCCTGAGGGTCTCTCGCCGCTCGAGCGACAAGAGTGCGGGCGACGGCGGCACCGAGGTCCGCTGGGTAGGAGCGCTCGAGCGCAAGGGCCACGGCGGCCGCTTCGCGCATCATTCCCATCTCGACGAAGTATTCTGCCAGGCGACTGAGCGCCGTGGCATTGTCCTGCAGTTCGGTGATGCGAAAAACTGCCACCGCCTGCTCTTCAAATCCGGCGACTTGGGGCAGGTGGTATGGCATCGGCCGGAGCCAGCGGGGCGGTCGCCAGGTTCGGAGGAATCCCCAGAGCGTCTTGGGTGCATCGGCGGTGCCTTGAGGCGCGTATTCGTCGAGGAAGGTATCCCACGACGGCATCACGATGTAACCGAGGCTGCGGGCCTGCGCGACGGCTTGGGCTTCGTCCGCGGATGGCGCTCCGGCGATGCGCATCGACGCCAGAAAACCGGCTTTATTGTCGGGGAAAGGCGTCCCTAAGCCGGACAAGCCACCGTGGTAAATGAGGGCCATGGTGAGGTTCGGCGGAGCGAGTACGATTGCGCCGTCCGGGCCTGCCTGGCGGGCGAGCCAATGGGCCAGGTCGCGCTCGATTAGTGCGGTGACTTCGAGCTCGGTCGCGGGTGCGTGACGGTCCGCGCGGGCTTCTCTCGTGAGCAGCAGGGCCCCGGGAACGAGCACGAGGAACATCCCCGCGATACCCATCGCGCGAACAAACTTGGCGGTCGGAGCGCGGTTGACGAACGCGGTGAGCGCAATCAGCAGACTCGGGATCGTCGCCCCGAACTCATTCCAACTGCGGAGCTGGGCGCACGACACGCCAAGCATGACGAAGGCCGGACCGAAAGCCGTCGCTATCGCACCGGCCGGCAGATCGCCCGTGGCCGGTCGCAACAAAAGAGCGGCGGCAACGATCACTAGCAGCGCAGGCAGACAGCTGGCAAAGAACGTGAGCGTGACGCCGTCATTGCGAAGCCATGTCCAGAAATTCTCCGCGATCGGGCCGCCGACGAGATTCGTCAATCGCGCGGCGTCGGGATCGGCCGTGAAGAGATCGTAGGCCCCCGTCGCGTGCAGCACGACCGGCGTAACGATCAACGTGACTACCGCGGCCGACACAGCCGCGAGAACTCGCCGGTCGCGCCGGGTGCCCCCTGGCAGCAGGCAGCGGTCAAAACGGGTCAGCACCTCGCCGAGCCCAATCCAGGCGAGACCGTAGAATGGATTCACGACTCTGAGATCCAGCCGTCCCAGATGTTGAGGAGAGTATTCCAGCAGATAGGTCGCGAGAGTGGTCACCGCGCCTCCGAGTGCCCAATACCGCCACGGCAGCAGCGACGCCGTCACGTCGGACTGACGCCCACGATGCGCGCGCCAAGCGATCAGGAGGCCGCCCAGCCCGATCCCACCAATGATGGGTGCCGAGCGAAGCGGGTTGAGCCAAAGGCTGATTCCGCCAGCCAGCCCAGCGGCCAAGAACCACCACGGTGCCGCCGGATTCGCCAGCGGCACGCTGCCGATCGAGGAGGCACCTGCTGACCTACCTGGACTGAGGCCGGCGAGCAAGAGGACCCCGCTTGCGGACAGGCAAACCAATATGAGACTTCCGTCGGTGGACTGCCCGGGTAGGAAGCTTCCGCCAAAGGGAAACAGAGTCGCAAGCGCGGTCGAGACGAGCCCAGCGGCCCACAGTCCGAATCGCCATGCGACAAACGCGGTCGCCCCAACCAGGAGCAGTAGCTGAAGCACCGGACCGCTGATCCGCGCCGCGCGTTCGACGGAGATGCCGACTGGCCGACCGGAAACCCAATGATCGATTTCGGCGAGGAGCCCGAGCCACCAGCGGAAGGGGGAGGGGGTGAGCACGGTGCGACCGACCGGGGCATTGTCATAGCGCACCTCCCGGATGCGCCAGTCACCTCCAGGGGCGAGCATCTGCTGGGTTTGGATAATCCACTGGGAGCTCTCGTTGTTGTGGCCGGGCACGATCAGGTTCCGCAAGCCGCCCGCGTAGCCCGTGGGCGAAGCCGGATCAATCGCCACGTCGGTTTCCACCAAATTCGTGACTGCATCCACTCGGTGAAGACGGGCATTGGTCAGGAATAGCCAAAACCCGAGAGCGGGGGCGAGAGCGAGGAGTCCGAACAGGAATCGGCGACGCGACGAAGAACTCATCAGGGATAGCGACGATCCGATTTCATCTGGCGTGGATTCGCCGAGCAAGAGAAGAGCGGACGCTCATGGGGGAACGATGGTCTCATTTGAGAGCGCTGGCTCCCTTGACTCGACCAAACGGGCGACTCGCTAGTTCGCCGCACGGATGGCAACCCGGTATTCTGATCACACCTCATTTGGGCCGATCGCAAAGACATGGGTGCGCAGTGTCGTGATCGGGATATGGCTTGGGGCGGGGGTGCTGGCCTCTGCGCAGCCAGACCGAAACGGGATGGCGGAATCGCCGCTGGCGCCGCGCTCGGGCCCGCGAGGAGCGACGATGTTTACCGCTCTGTCTCCAGAACAGACGGGCGTGGTGAGCGAGAATCGCTACGACGATCCGAAGATGTGGGGGGAACACTACCAGGAACTCGCCTTGGGAGCGATGGGCACGGGCGTGGCGATCGGTGACTACGACAACGACGGGAGGCCCGATCTCTTCGCGGTCAGCAAAACCGGAACCTGCCGGCTCTTTCGCAATCTAGGGAACTGGCAATTCCAGGACGTCACCGACCAAGCCGGTTTTGTGGGTGCGACGCAGGCGAGCGACACGGGGGGGCGTTGGGTCAATGGCGCCGGCGGCCAGGACGGGAGCGCGACGGCGGACCGGGAGGCGTGGCGGCAGGGCGCCGTGTTTGCCGACGTGAACAACGACGGCCGGCT is part of the Opitutus terrae PB90-1 genome and harbors:
- a CDS encoding TonB-dependent receptor plug domain-containing protein; translated protein: MSAPASLLAQAAQSTGQPPGAEVNEEDVIVLSPFEVSSTATTGYAATTTLAGNRLATELRDVGNAVSVITSELLNDIGATDNKTLLQYTTNAEVGGFYGNFAGLGDGSHLDESSKFINPNTNTRIRGLTSADNTRDYFMTDIPWEGYSVDGVDLQRGPNSILFGQGSPAGIINTRTKQASFRDATEVSFRVGSWGSTRGMIDYNKVLVKNELALRIAAVDNHEKFKQDPAYSRQKRIYGATRWEPGFLKKGSARTIIKANIEFGDIDSNNPRQLPPNDAITPWFYTGTYAGHNVQDQAFNFPELNKMTVNPAQNEDDNTGRPNSGFDRASHNGPNGNYLGYLIPRYANDPNFASGKFAGTPNEFYQPRIGGGMLGSFKSPAYNFQYDDPTQGVGAVWEPLGNHGMDSSGNIGTRNNAVVRYMRPASVSSYSSYAQKARLYYGNLPAWKFGVFKDKSLTDASVFDFYNQLFDGPTKHEFQNFRAYNVSLAQTFLNEAIGFEATYNNEWYKSGKVQLLNDDSLNIDINRVYSDGTPTGKDGMPYEDGTANPNLGKPYVGGRGLYGNNVSVKNREAGRVTVFADHDFNVNHTNWLTKLLGRHVLTGMASGDRVEQDSRDFARWTIDDPAWERVINSSPTDAINTRTSFIADTMTPFVFLYLGDSLASANTPAGAHIPNPRVDPSLASSSKAIQFDATWKPSTNPADPTYVNPGAVWHDDYYPLPGQVPFTTDGQYRGTTGTPGDVLTYSTVGAATNPPGYLTQSENLANYVGYRQYPVNILDSLASDANRDRNTHSARLTKSKVDSRAFNWQAHFWDNAVVGTFGVRKDTAKSWAYSLNQDSASSLKENYQRLNLSPTNYRLNENPDNTLSVTSHAWTAVVHLNQLPYLSRLPILVSFFYNKSTDFQPEAKRVDVYGEPLAAPSGKTKDVGLLLETKDGKYSLKLNKYNTDSVNASSSALSNAWFIGSSQAWAANWVNRFEFNWTGDTIANAADPTLADYETNTMYNYEPAPGESAEQAKARENSVIAAWRAWQKQVDPRFYAAWQINLDDKTRGVGATTPNGFAVTEDSSSQGYEIEFNASPTRNWRIALNGSKTTAQRKNIGGTNLRAFMEAYTKALTTPGAGYDGVKGGVGDLRIWWGGAGNTTTLLDWNGGIGSEFNQRKLQEGTNVPELRKWRWNAVTNYEFDRGMFKGVNVGAGVRYESSIIIGYKPIPGATASEISFDMADPYRGPSETNYDMWVGYTRRKVWRNVEWNVQLNVRNLGVGNELIPVTVQPDGSGAAYRIRPPQTWMLTNTLRF